Below is a genomic region from Sutterella megalosphaeroides.
CGCTCGGCGCCGCCCGCTCGGCGCTCGGGCGCGAAAAGCCCGACGTCGTCTTTTCAACGGGCGGCTACGTGGCCGTTCCCGTCGGCTGGGCCGCAAAGAGCCTCGGGCGTCCGCTCGTACTTATGAATTGCGATGCGGACCTCCTGATGTCGACCAACACTCTCATGCCCGTCTGCACGTCGCTTGCGTGCGGCTTTTCGGGCGGGGCCCGTTCCTTTGCGGGCAAAAAGGGCCATACGACGGGGAACCCCGTTCGCGCCGACATCGTGGCGCTCCCCGATCCCGAAACGCGTCTTGCGGGCCGCACGGGCCCCTTGAAGCTCTTCGTCTTCGGCGGGAGCCTCGGCGCGCAGGTTTTGAACGACGTGCTCCCCGAAGCGCTCGCACGCATTCCCGCCGAGCATCGTCCGAAGATTCTCCACCAGACCGGCAAGAACCGCGACGAAGCGGTGCGCGCCAAGTACCGCGAGCTCGGCGTCGAAGCCGACGTGGTGCCCTTCATCACCGACATGGCGGTCTCGTACGCCGAGTCGGACCTCGTCCTGTGCCGTGCGGGCGCGACGAGCGTTTCCGAACTCTGCGCCGCGGGCGCGGCGGCGGTGCTCGTGCCGTTCGTCGCGAAGACGACCGCACACCAGCGCGGCAACGCCCGCTTCATGGCGGAGCGCGGCGCGGCGATTTGCGTCGAGCAGGCCGATTTTACGGTCGAACGCGTGACGGAGCTTCTCGAAGGCATGACGCGGGAGAAGATTCTCGAACTCGCCCGGGCCGCCCGCGCGATCGCGCGCCCCGACGCCGCGGAGCGCGTTGCGGACCTGATCGAAGAGGCCGCGCGCTAAGACATCGGTTAGACACCGAAAAGATCGAGGGG
It encodes:
- the murG gene encoding undecaprenyldiphospho-muramoylpentapeptide beta-N-acetylglucosaminyltransferase, with protein sequence MTNTKQKHLVIAAAGTGGHVMPGLAVAKVMRERGWSVSWIGTTTGMEAELVARHDISFAGLNFQGVRGKGLLGALKGGMKLLGALGAARSALGREKPDVVFSTGGYVAVPVGWAAKSLGRPLVLMNCDADLLMSTNTLMPVCTSLACGFSGGARSFAGKKGHTTGNPVRADIVALPDPETRLAGRTGPLKLFVFGGSLGAQVLNDVLPEALARIPAEHRPKILHQTGKNRDEAVRAKYRELGVEADVVPFITDMAVSYAESDLVLCRAGATSVSELCAAGAAAVLVPFVAKTTAHQRGNARFMAERGAAICVEQADFTVERVTELLEGMTREKILELARAARAIARPDAAERVADLIEEAAR